The sequence CATATATTCTCCCAtctgtgtcttgtcttttttttttttttaatggtgcctTAGTTTTAATGTGGTTGAATTCATtcacttttgattttttgaagtacttttatttttatttttgaaggtttattatgtatttttttgcattctttactttctataacttatttattttttataatttacctcCACGTTAGttagcaacaatgatttcaggagtagatacccCTGACCCGTTCAgctcatcccctctcccacaactcctccagcaattcactgtttgttttctgtatttaagagtctcttatgttttgtccccctccctgctgttatattgtttttgcttcttgtGAAGTACTTTTAAAGTCGTGTTTTAGAAAATCctttcctgggtgcctgggtggctcaggcagctaagcgtccaactcctgattttggctcaggcccaTGAGGTTGAGCCCCCGTTTGGGCTCAGCGTGGAGTTTCgtgtctgcctgggattctctctctccctgtctctctgccccttccccgctcattccttctccctctttctctgtctgtctctctcaaaataaatacaaatacacttaaaaaaaaaaaccccgcaAACAATcctgagaagggagggaaggagacggTGAGGGTACATGTAGACAGAGGTCCGACAGCAGCCTGGTCATAGGCAGAGAGTGTCAGACACAGTTGGGACCCCCTCCCTTCACTTTCAACTAGCAGATGTTAAAACAGACTATGAAGGTCACATTTTATGCTCAGCTTGGTTGAGTAAGTTTGCTTCGCTTATTGTCTGCTTCTCCGTGGTCTCATGAACAGATATTGCCAGTGAGTTCAAAGAGCAGTTGCAGACCCTGGTTCCATTTGTGTTAAACCCGGCTAATTTAATGGAAAAGGAGATCAATGGCTCAAAAGTCACCTGTCGGGGGCTATTGGAGTATTTTAAGGTAAATATGGgttttaattatcaaaataatgtgatttttggTGAAACTGATCTAGGCTGTAAACTAACTTTgaatttcactattttaaagCTGAAGGGGGAAAGTTTCACGGGGAGATGGTGAGAGGCATTTTCAGAGCCTTCGGGGTCCTTCCAGGAGCGGGCCACTGGGTGGCAGTATCGGTCTAGGAACCAAATGAATGTTCTTTGCACTTTCTTAGAGGAGTAATTACTGTGGCTAAAGGAAGATTGTTCCTCAAGGAAGATGGTGTGGACAGGAGGTGGTTAGGAAGTTGCTGTGAGTAGGAGGAGACGGCACCTAGATGTGACACGACTACCTCAAGGCGGATGGTCACTGTGCCCACAGGCAGTGGTGAGGCCAGTGTGCATGGGGAATCTGGTGGGAATCCTAGCCTTGGTAGGCTCGTGCTGCTTGAGAGCTACTTTCAGTTAACTCAAAATACGCTAACATGCACTCAAAGGTGTGTTGTGTTTTTGCTAATTCCTGGGTGTTGATCTAGGTCTTTAGGAAAATGCAGTTGTACggtcacttttaaaaagttaaaatgtgacTGAATGTGACAGAATGACATTTTTCATAGTTCTTTTTACGTTTATATCCTAAggcatatattaaaatttacCAAGGAGAAGATCTGCCTCATCCCAAGTCCATGCTTCAGGTGAGCACTTCTTTGACCTCTTAAGTGATCCTGTTTGGTTACTGGTGACCCATACATGAGAATGGGAGTGTGACTGCCTTCTGGGTTTTTTGTGCGTATTCCGGTGGTACAGTTAAAGCAGAACGGATCTTCCCCTGGTCTTCCCGCCAGACATCCCGGGGAGAGCACTGTTTTTTTATTACGCCTGGTAGGCCGGGCCCACTCATCTTAGACAAATTACTTTCCTGTTATCTGTGGTCTACTAAATCCTGACATACTTCTTTagtcaggttttttgttttcagagatttttattttcaatattttggtattttcaagatgtaatttcattaaaatatataatttctgacTTTCAGGTACATAACATAAGGTAATTTACTGCCaaatgtttcttctatttttgttgttgtttaaaatttttataatgtttgtttatttttgagagagacacacagagtgtgatcaggggaggggcagagagagagagggagacacagaatccgaagcagcctccaggctctgagctgtcagcacagagccccacgtggggctcaaacccacgaatcgcgagatcgtgacctgaactgaagtcagacgcttaaccgacggagccacccaggcccccctccttttttttttttttttaatgtttctttttgagagtgagagagagcatgtgtgcataaggaggggtggggcggggaatgacagagaatctgaagagggctctgtgctgacagcagagtctgacgcggggctcgaactcacaaaatgcgagatcatcacctgagccgaagtcggacattcaatggactgagcctcccaggcgcccccaaaggtttatttctttaatagtGAAACCTTTTCACAAAGGAAGCCAGAGCTTGGGATTCATATACAgataaatttttcccttttttgacttatatctgtttcttaacatttaaaattgaagCAAAGGGAAtgatatttttagaagtttactTTACGATAAGATTCTTACATATAAGAACTTTTGGGacagaaaatttggaagaaaagttatattttattttataaatagggCTATATGGGAACCTAAATAATGGCAGAAGGATCATAAAAAAGTGAACGGGGATAGGGTGAGAGGAGATGGTGGAAGAATGTTAAAAGAGGAAGGATCCATAGTTTatgctttcctttcttaaaaGGCCACTGCTGAAGCCAACAATTTAGCAGCTGCGGCGTCTGCCAAAGACATCTATTACAACAACATGGAGGAGGTATGTTGGGCATGTGTCGTCTTCTGAAAGATCTATATAACCTGGGCCTGTTGCTGCCTTCGGAAGCCCAGCCTCACCCTGTTTACCGTATCTTAACGTGATGAGGCAGCAAAGCTGTGTTCAGGTCCCCTGGGTAATAGGGGTCTTCCAGTTATTACCATTTCTAACCAAGGCTTTCTTACGGTGTCGTTGCTGTCACTGATCAGTGTCACCCTGGTTATGCAAGTGCACTTTTCAGAGGAGGTGAAACCAGACTTTATTGGTCTTGGTCACCATTTTACAGTTCATTTCTAATATCTTAAAACATTCTTTTGCAGTGTTTTCACTTGTTTCGTTGGGCACCTGTTTTCGAAGGCATCTTCAACACCTATGTCTTTATTCTTCTTAGGTTTGTGGAGGAGAGAAACCTTATTTGTCTCCAGACATTCTAGAGGAGAAGCACTGTGAATTCAAACAACTTGCTCTGGACCATTTTAAGAAGACCAAGAAGATGGGTGGGAAGGATTTTAGTCTCCGCTATCAGCAGGAGCTAGAGGAGGAAATCCACGAACTGTATGAGAATTTCTGCAAACACAATGGTAGCAAGAATGTCTTCAGCACCTTCCGAACCCCCGCAGTGCTTTTCACAGGCATTGTGGCTTTGTACATCGCCTCAGGCCTCACTGGCTTTGTTGGTCTTGAGGTTGTGGCCCAGCTGTTCAACTGCATGGTTGGACTGCTGTTAATAGCCCTTCTCACGTGGGGATACATCAGGTATTCTGGTCAATATCGTGAGCTGGGCGGAGCAATTGATTCTGGTGCAGCGTACGTGTTGGAGCAGGTAAGTGGTGCCAGGTGACAAGGCTGAGGGTTGATAAGGGACGGATGCTTGTGCTTTTATTGTAAAGTATTTCCATTTGAAAGAGTTTCCTAGTGAAAGAAGGCGTGAGAAACTTCccctggctttttgttttgttttgggtttttttgatagACATTATGTTGTATCATCCTTCTTGAGGATATTCATATTTAatcctattattttgttttcatgcctAAAAACTCTCCTCTAATGCAAACAGAGTTTCAACTTGGACATACTTTGTTTATCATGGGAAACTTCTAACCACATGCTCTTCAGACGATTCCTGTGATTCTCCCTGATCTGAGGTTAATTTGCTTCCCTGAAAATCAAGAGctttgaaaattttctgttttgagTTCTAATGGATGGCATCTCTTTGACTTCAGATCTTTCAACAAGCAGTGGCTTTTGACATTGACGTGACCTCCAGATTTACAGATACTTGAGACCCTGAtcgatttctttttctgagtagCATGAGCAGATCGGTTAAGTCAGAAGCTTGCGAGAAGCCAGGAGAGCTGCCCGCCCTGCTACATACAGTCACAGAGCAGGGGCTCAGTGGGCTCTCTTGGGGGTCTGCTGCTGCCACTTGCTCCCCCAAcacctgtgttttcatttccccaTTTTCTGTAACATACCCGTGCTGTAGAACGAGATGTCTGAAAGTTTGTCTCCGCGGTCTTACTCTCTCGGCGCTGTGTTGTATTTTATTAACTTACGTGTTTGAACAAATGGACTTTTGCAGGCTACATCCCATATGGGTAATTCCACTCAGGCCGCTGTGAGGGAAGCGGTTGTTGGGAGGCCACCCGCGGATAAAAAAGCTCAGTAGCATCTTCACAAGAGGATCCAACGAGAACGCAGCCAGCCCCTACCGATTTCTGGGTTTCTGCCACGGCCACAGGTCCAGGTCCAGAGGAACACAGATCTGGGAATCATCTGGGAAGAGCTGAGACTCAGCAGTAATAAATGAACAGACCTTTCCTGTGGCTTCAAATTCTTACATCATACTTCCATTTCTGTTGGAAGCGTTTCTTTTCCTTGCTGATATAGATCCAAGCCTGTGTCTATTTCCTTGTTACTCTGCTTTGTGCACTTTAAAGGGGGAGAAAGCGaaaggagaaaatgcaaatgtgGTTTTAAATCCTGAATGTGCCACTTCGTGCCTTTTAAGATTGAATCCAGGCTTTTGAGGACATGATAGGGAGGGGATTGAGGATAACCTCATGGAAGATGCTGTTTTGGGGTGAAACCTGTCCGTTCTTTTTATACCTTACTCTTTTTAAACAGTTTACAAAACTTGCAAAAGTTTCGGAACAAAAGGCTGAAAACGATGCCATTACACTTTTAAAATCTTATGATATTAGAGAATCCTGTTTGCCATATAGTGTGGGAAGATTGTATCACGTTGAAATCCACCGTACCCTGGAATTTCCAGTCTTTTACCTGACAGGCTAACAGTTTTGGTGggatatacttttattttatttttgccttcattcCTATAGCTTCTTTCTAGAAAAGAAGCAAACATGCCTTGAAAAGCCAGAGTGGCTCATCATAAAAGGAGTGAGCttgatattttaagaagaaagctTGAGTTTAAGTGAACCGTGTGACCTCTGATAAGTCACTTGAACTTGTGCCTTGGTCAGATTCACTGTTTGTAGgtttgtatgcatatatgtattctatataaCTCACGGTTATCATTTGAGAGGCCTTGTTTTTTCAAGAGTTCTGCATAAGAAC is a genomic window of Acinonyx jubatus isolate Ajub_Pintada_27869175 chromosome D1, VMU_Ajub_asm_v1.0, whole genome shotgun sequence containing:
- the ATL3 gene encoding atlastin-3 isoform X3 gives rise to the protein MKAVAAKTETFVEKELDAKLEKLLLLFTEYGRLAMDEIFQKPFQTLMFLVRDWSFPYEYSYGLQGGMSFLDKRLQVKEHQHEEIQNVRNHIHSCFSNVTCFLLPHPGLQVATSPDFDGKLKDIASEFKEQLQTLVPFVLNPANLMEKEINGSKVTCRGLLEYFKAYIKIYQGEDLPHPKSMLQATAEANNLAAAASAKDIYYNNMEEVCGGEKPYLSPDILEEKHCEFKQLALDHFKKTKKMGGKDFSLRYQQELEEEIHELYENFCKHNGSKNVFSTFRTPAVLFTGIVALYIASGLTGFVGLEVVAQLFNCMVGLLLIALLTWGYIRYSGQYRELGGAIDSGAAYVLEQATSHMGNSTQAAVREAVVGRPPADKKAQ